The following DNA comes from Frankia casuarinae.
AGTCCACGTGGCTCCGGCGTGCGTCCTGCACTTCGATGTGGCGCCGTGGTGCTCGCTAGGTTGACGTAAAGTCACTGTTCGGGTATCCGTCGGCGACTGTCGAGCTCGGTTCCGCAAAGCGGACGGGCGGGCTGGCGTGCTCCTCACCGGAACTGGATCATCGCATCGAGGTTTCGGTCGAATGGCGCGACACGCCCGACCGCGTGGGTCGGAGAAGCCGCTCGAGGACACTCCGGTGGATCGGGTGCGGACCACAGCAGCAGGTAGGCCGGCGTACCGGTCTGGTTGCCCAAGGCAGTACGACGAGGCGTGACAGGAACGGGAGCGGCGTTGCCCACGATCCAGCAGCTGGTCCGCAAGGGCCGGCAGGACAAGGTCGAGAAGACCAAGACCCCGGCACTCAAGGGAAGCCCTCAGCGTCGTGGTGTGTGCACCCGCGTCTACACGACCACCCCGAAGAAGCCGAACTCGGCCCTGCGCAAGGTGGCCCGGGTCCGGTTGAACAGCGGGATCGAAGTCACCGCCTACATCCCCGGGGTCGGCCACAACCTGCAGGAGCACTCGATCGTCCTGGTTCGCGGTGGCCGAGTGAAGGATCTTCCGGGTGTCCGGTACAAGATCGTCCGAGGCGCTCTCGACACGCAGGGCGTCCGTAACCGTAAGCAGGCTCGTAGCCGCTACGGCGCGAAGAAGGAGAAGGGCTGATGCCGCGCAAGGGGCCTGCGCCCAAGCACACCGTGGTGGTCGACCCGGTGTACGGGTCGCCGCTGGTGACCGCGCTGGTGAACAAGGTGCTGTTGAGCGGTAAGAAGTCGGTCGCGGAGCGCATCGTGTACGGCGCACTCGAGGGTGCGAAGAACAAGACCGGCAACGACCCGGTCGTCACGCTCAAGCGCGCGCTGGACAACGTCAAGCCGACGCTGGAGGTGCGCAGCCGCCGGGTGGGTGGTGCCACCTACCAGGTTCCGGTCGAGGTTCGCGCCGGCCGGAGCACTACCCTCGCGCTGCGCTGGATCGTCGGCTACTCCCGGGCTCGTCGCGAGAAGACGATGACCGAGCGGCTGATGAACGAGCTCATCGACGCAAGCAACGGCCTCGGCGCCAGCGTGAAGCGCCGGGAGGACACCCACAAGATGGCGGAGTCCAACAAGGCCTTCGCCCACTACCGCTGGTGATCCGACATGCCATCTGACGTACGTTCCTTGCTGGCCGGGACCCGCAACATCGGGATCATGGCCCACATCGACGCGGGCAAGACCACCACCACCGAGCGCATCCTCTTCTACACCGGTGTGAACTACAAGATCGGTGAGGTCCACGAGGGCGGCGCCACGATGGACTGGATGGAGCAGGAGCAGGAGCGGGGGATCACCATCACCTCCGCGGCCACCACCTGTCTCTGGCGCGACCACACCATCAACATCATCGATACCCCCGGCCATGTCGACTTCACCGTCGAGGTGGAGCGCTCGCTGCGGGTCCTTGACGGTGCGGTCGCGGTCTTCGACGCGGTCGCCGGAGTCGAGCCGCAGAGCGAGACGGTCTGGAAGCAGGCCGACCGTTACAACGTCCCGCGTATCGCCTTCGTCAACAAGATGGACCGGGTCGGTGCCGAGTTCCACCGCTGCGTGGAGATGATGATCGACCGGCTCGACGCGACGCCGGCCGTGATCCAGCTCCCGTGGGGCGTGGAGGCCGACTTCCGCGGTGTCATCGACCTGGTCCGCATGAAGGGCCTCCTCTGGAAGACCGAGGACAAGGGCGCCTCTTACGAGACCGTCGACATCCCGCGGGATCACCTTGAGGCCGCGCAGGAGTGGCGCGACAAGCTCCTCGAGACCGTCGCTGAGAACGACGACGAGCTCATGGAGCTCTACCTCGAGGGTGAGGAGCCCTCCACGGAGCAGCTCGTCGCAGCCCTGCGCCGCGCGACCCTGGCGAGCAAGGTCAACCCGGTGCTGTGCGGTTCGGCGTTCAAGAACAAGGGCGTCCAGCCCATGCTCGACGCCGTCGTCGACTTCCTGCCGAACCCGCTGGACATCGGCGCCACCGTCGGCCATGCGGTCGGTGACGAGGAGACCGAGGTCCGCCGGGAGCCGAGCGAGGACGAGCCGTTTTCCGCGCTCGCCTTCAAGATCATGAGTGACCCGTACGTGGGTAAGCTGACCTACATCCGGGTGTACTCCGGCAAGCTGACTGGTGGTTCGCCGGTGCTGAACTCGACGAAGGACCGCAAGGAGCGTGTCGGCCGCATCCTGCAGATGCACGCCAACCACCGGGAGGACCGGGAGGGCGTCGGCGCGGGACAGATCGTGGCCGTGGTGGGGCTGAAGAACACCACCACGGGTGACACGCTCTGCGACCCGAACGCCCCGGTGATCCTGGAGTCGATGACGTTCCCGGCGCCGGTCATCCACGTCGCGATCGAGCCGAAGACCAAGGCCGACCAGCAGAAGCTGGGCACCGCCATCCAGCGGCTCGCCGAGGAGGACCCGACCTTCCAGGTCCGCACCGACGAGGAGACCGGTCAGACGATCATCGCCGGCATGGGCGAGCTGCACTTGGATGTGCTGGTCGACCGGATGCGCCGCGAGTTCGGTGTCGAGGCGAACGTCGGCAAGCCGCAGGTGGCCTACCGGGAGACGATCCGCCGCAAGGTGGAGAAGGTCGACTACACCCACAAGAAGCAGACGGGTGGATCCGGCCAGTACGCCCGGGTGATCATCAACCTGGAGCCCTCCGGCGGCGACGGCGGTGGCTACGAGTTCGAGAACAAGGTCACGGGTGGTCGCATCCCCCGGGAGTACATCCCCTCGGTGGATGCGGGCTGCCAGGAGGCCATGGAGTTCGGCGTGCTCGCCGGCTATCCGCTGGTGGACGTCAAGGTCACCCTGCTCGACGGCCAGTTCCATGACGTCGACTCGTCCGAACTCGCATTCAAGATCGCCGGTTCGATGGCGTTCAAGGACGCGGCCCGCAAGGCCGACCCGGTGCTGCTCGAGCCCCTGATGGCCGTCGAGGTCACCACCCCCGAGGACCACATGGGTGACGTGATCGGCGACCTGAACTCCCGCCGTGGGCAGATCCAGGCGATGGAGGAGCGGGGGGGCTCCCGGATCGTACGGGCGCTGGTGCCACTGTCGGAGATGTTCGGCTACGTTGGTGATCTTCGCTCGAAGACCTCCGGCCGGGCGAGCTACTCCATGCAGTTCGACTCCTACGCCGAGGTTCCCGCGAACGTCGCCAAGGAGATCATCGCCAAGGCCCGGGGAGAGTGAGCGCCCTCACGGCGTGAGCAATACCCCTACCTGACTACACAGCACGACACCACCCGTCCTTGGAGGGACACCCGTGGCGAAGCAGAAGTTCGAGCGGACGAAGCCGCACGTCAATATCGGCACCATTGGTCACATCGACCACGGCAAGACGACCCTGACCGCGGCGATCACCAAGGTCCTGCACGACGCCTACCCAGACCTCAACCCCTTCACGCCGTTCGACCAGATCGACAAGGCGCCGGAGGAGAAGGCCCGCGGCATCACGATCTCGATCGCCCACGTCGAGTACCAGACCGACACCCGGCACTATGCGCACGTCGACTGCCCGGGACACGCTGACTACATCAAGAACATGATCACCGGTGCCGCTCAGATGGACGGCGCGATCCTGGTCGTGTCCGCCACCGACGGCCCGATGCCGCAGACGAAGGAGCACGTGCTCCTCGCCCGCCAGGTCGGCGTGCCCTACATTGTCGTCGCCCTGAACAAGGCCGACATGGTCGACGACGAGGAGATCCTCGAGCTCGTCGAGCTGGAGGTCCGGGAGCTGCTGAGCTCGTACGAGTTCCCGGGCGACGACGTTCCGGTCGTCCGGGTCTCCGCGCTCAAGGCGCTGGAGGGCGACAAGGAGTGGGGCGCCAAGCTCCTCGAGCTCATGGCGGCGGTCGACGAGTCGATCCCCGAGCCGCAGCGTGACATCGACCGGCCGTTCCTCATGCCGATCGAGGACGTCTTCACGATCACCGGTCGTGGCACCGTGGTCACCGGTCGCGTCGAGCGCGGAATCGTCAAGGTCAACGAGACCGTGGAGATCGTCGGTATCAAGCCGGAGACCACCTCCACCACCGTGACCGGTGTCGAGATGTTCCGCAAGCTGCTCGACGAGGGGCGTGCCGGCGACAACGTCGGTCTGCTCCTGCGCGGTATCAAGCGGGAGGACGTCGAGCGCGGCCAGGTCATCGTCAAGCCGAAGTCGATCACCCCGCACACGGTGTTCGAGGCTCGCGTCTACATCCTCAACAAGGATGAGGGCGGACGGCACACGCCGTTCTTCAAGAACTACCGCCCGCAGTTTTACTTCCGCACCACCGACGTGACCGGCGTCGTGACCCTCCCCGAGGGCACGGAGATGGTCATGCCGGGGGACAACACCGAGATGACGGTCGAGCTGATCCAGCCGATCGCCATGGAGGAGGGTCTGCGCTTCGCCATCCGCGAGGGTGGCCGGACCGTCGGCGCGGGCCAGGTTACGAAGGTTCTCAAGTAGTAGCCGTGGGCGGTGGGTCCGGGCGTGTGTACGGACCCACCGCCCACTGCGCTGCCTGACCAGGCAGGGCTCTCGCGAGACTCGGCTGCCGAGGACAACCGGCCGCCGGCAAGGGACGCAGCCCGGTCCCGGTCGACACGTCGAGCGGGACCGGCACGAGACAGCGGTACAACCGGCAGGTTCTTTCCGCCGGCGGCGGGGCGCCAGGCTCGCCGCGCGGCCGGCGGTGAGGATCTACGGGCGGTGACCCGGTAGCGATACCGGCCGGACGAGACAGACAGGACAGGCGAAGCCCACCATGGCGGCACAGAAGATCCGCATCCGGCTCAAGGCCTATGACCACGAGGTCATCGACAGCTCGGCGCGGAAGATCGTCGAGACGGTGACGCGGACGGGCGCGCAGGTCGCGGGACCGGTGCCGCTGCCGACGGAGAAGAACATCTACTGCGTCATCCGGTCGCCGCACAAGTACAAGGACAGCCGCGAGCACTTCGAGATGCGGACGCACAAGCGGCTGATCGACATTCTTGACCCGACGCCCAAGACGGTCGACTCGCTTATGCGCCTCGACCTGCCCGCCGGCGTCGATATCGAGATCAAGCTGTAAGA
Coding sequences within:
- the rpsL gene encoding 30S ribosomal protein S12, coding for MPTIQQLVRKGRQDKVEKTKTPALKGSPQRRGVCTRVYTTTPKKPNSALRKVARVRLNSGIEVTAYIPGVGHNLQEHSIVLVRGGRVKDLPGVRYKIVRGALDTQGVRNRKQARSRYGAKKEKG
- the fusA gene encoding elongation factor G yields the protein MPSDVRSLLAGTRNIGIMAHIDAGKTTTTERILFYTGVNYKIGEVHEGGATMDWMEQEQERGITITSAATTCLWRDHTINIIDTPGHVDFTVEVERSLRVLDGAVAVFDAVAGVEPQSETVWKQADRYNVPRIAFVNKMDRVGAEFHRCVEMMIDRLDATPAVIQLPWGVEADFRGVIDLVRMKGLLWKTEDKGASYETVDIPRDHLEAAQEWRDKLLETVAENDDELMELYLEGEEPSTEQLVAALRRATLASKVNPVLCGSAFKNKGVQPMLDAVVDFLPNPLDIGATVGHAVGDEETEVRREPSEDEPFSALAFKIMSDPYVGKLTYIRVYSGKLTGGSPVLNSTKDRKERVGRILQMHANHREDREGVGAGQIVAVVGLKNTTTGDTLCDPNAPVILESMTFPAPVIHVAIEPKTKADQQKLGTAIQRLAEEDPTFQVRTDEETGQTIIAGMGELHLDVLVDRMRREFGVEANVGKPQVAYRETIRRKVEKVDYTHKKQTGGSGQYARVIINLEPSGGDGGGYEFENKVTGGRIPREYIPSVDAGCQEAMEFGVLAGYPLVDVKVTLLDGQFHDVDSSELAFKIAGSMAFKDAARKADPVLLEPLMAVEVTTPEDHMGDVIGDLNSRRGQIQAMEERGGSRIVRALVPLSEMFGYVGDLRSKTSGRASYSMQFDSYAEVPANVAKEIIAKARGE
- the rpsG gene encoding 30S ribosomal protein S7 translates to MPRKGPAPKHTVVVDPVYGSPLVTALVNKVLLSGKKSVAERIVYGALEGAKNKTGNDPVVTLKRALDNVKPTLEVRSRRVGGATYQVPVEVRAGRSTTLALRWIVGYSRARREKTMTERLMNELIDASNGLGASVKRREDTHKMAESNKAFAHYRW
- the tuf gene encoding elongation factor Tu, with translation MAKQKFERTKPHVNIGTIGHIDHGKTTLTAAITKVLHDAYPDLNPFTPFDQIDKAPEEKARGITISIAHVEYQTDTRHYAHVDCPGHADYIKNMITGAAQMDGAILVVSATDGPMPQTKEHVLLARQVGVPYIVVALNKADMVDDEEILELVELEVRELLSSYEFPGDDVPVVRVSALKALEGDKEWGAKLLELMAAVDESIPEPQRDIDRPFLMPIEDVFTITGRGTVVTGRVERGIVKVNETVEIVGIKPETTSTTVTGVEMFRKLLDEGRAGDNVGLLLRGIKREDVERGQVIVKPKSITPHTVFEARVYILNKDEGGRHTPFFKNYRPQFYFRTTDVTGVVTLPEGTEMVMPGDNTEMTVELIQPIAMEEGLRFAIREGGRTVGAGQVTKVLK
- the rpsJ gene encoding 30S ribosomal protein S10 encodes the protein MAAQKIRIRLKAYDHEVIDSSARKIVETVTRTGAQVAGPVPLPTEKNIYCVIRSPHKYKDSREHFEMRTHKRLIDILDPTPKTVDSLMRLDLPAGVDIEIKL